A single region of the Acidimicrobiales bacterium genome encodes:
- a CDS encoding methyltransferase domain-containing protein: MDLIERSGGVTRRHPWEIARATFFLRLVERLGTLATTDSWLDVGAGDAWFAQQLRAVLPPAARLACWDVHYPADGPEVATGTTGIEFSAQRPGGVFGGVLMLDVVEHVEDDTAFVREVVDGSLAPGGWVLVSVPAYQGLFSEHDRALKHFRRYSPDAIRTVLESAGLAVQARGGLFHGLLPARAAQVLRERLRPPHPTSTGRVSPDGREPSTGIGDWRGGPRLTTALTAVLGADTRVSLALATRRLAPLPGLSTWAFCRRREPGPR, encoded by the coding sequence ATGGACCTGATCGAGCGGAGCGGGGGCGTGACCCGCCGCCACCCCTGGGAGATCGCCCGCGCCACCTTCTTCCTCCGACTGGTCGAGCGGCTGGGGACGCTCGCCACGACCGACAGCTGGCTCGACGTCGGCGCCGGGGACGCCTGGTTCGCGCAGCAGCTGCGCGCCGTGCTCCCACCGGCGGCCCGGTTGGCGTGCTGGGACGTGCACTACCCGGCGGACGGCCCCGAGGTCGCCACCGGCACCACGGGCATCGAGTTCAGCGCGCAGCGGCCCGGCGGCGTCTTCGGGGGGGTCCTCATGCTCGACGTGGTCGAACACGTCGAGGACGACACCGCGTTCGTGCGCGAGGTCGTCGACGGCTCGCTCGCCCCCGGGGGCTGGGTCCTCGTGAGCGTGCCCGCGTACCAGGGCCTCTTCAGCGAGCACGACCGCGCCCTGAAGCACTTCCGCCGGTACTCGCCCGACGCCATCCGGACCGTGCTCGAGTCCGCCGGCCTGGCGGTGCAGGCGCGCGGCGGCCTGTTCCACGGCCTGCTCCCCGCCCGTGCCGCGCAGGTCCTGCGCGAGCGGCTCCGGCCGCCGCACCCCACGTCGACCGGGCGCGTGTCGCCGGACGGGCGCGAACCGTCGACGGGGATCGGGGACTGGCGGGGCGGGCCGCGCCTGACGACGGCCCTGACGGCCGTGCTCGGCGCCGACACCCGGGTCTCGCTCGCCCTGGCCACGCGGCGCCTGGCGCCGTTGCCGGGCCTGAGCACGTGGGCGTTCTGCCGTCGACGGGAACCGGGGCCCCGGTGA